A genomic segment from Nicotiana tabacum cultivar K326 chromosome 7, ASM71507v2, whole genome shotgun sequence encodes:
- the LOC107812864 gene encoding uncharacterized protein LOC107812864 — MRGMKGAAMAARFWRGLVLEKKKREGAGQKSRAYIIDSENDVVWTWFFEQFKIAYGDRENMCIFSDRNESIIKSVSRVYPDVLHFACIWHLWNNVYKKFKKSHAKLNEIYFSMEKAYTQAEFDSLMEKVEKVDIRVKEYLELAGYEKWARLYAPVNRGWTMTSNIAESINAALVSARELPIYDFLEEVRKMFGRWNCSNHKEATQTYTTLGKKYQEMLTLNEAMSTCMTVVPSTEYLHMVNDGGKHYINKFLMPEEYCSNYYKPNSVVMTYNLPVYPLPDKNDWNIPAHVAEEVVLPPT; from the exons ATGAGAGGGATGAAGGGGGCAGCTATGGCTGCTAGGTTTTGGAGGGGTttggttttggagaagaagaagagggagggggCGG ggcaaaaatcacgtgcttacattatTGATTCAGAGAACGATGTTGTTTGGACgtggttctttgagcaattcaagatagCATACGGTGACAGGGAAAACATGTGCATTTTTTCAGATAGAAATGAGAGTATCATTAAATCTGTATCGAGAGTGTATCCAGATGTATTGCATTTTGCTTGTATATGGCATCTATGGAACAACGTATATAAGAAATTCAAAAAGAGCCATGCCAAGTTGAACGAGATATACTTCTCGATGGAAAAAGCATACACACAAGCTGAATTTGACAGTCTGATGGAGAAGGTGGAGAAGGTAGATATTAGGGTGAAAGAATACTTGGAGTTAGCTGGATACGAAAAGTGGGCTAGGTTGTATGCACCTGTTAACAGGGGATGGACAATGACGTCAAATATTGCTGAGTCAATCAATGCCGCACTAGTGTCAGCAAGGGAATTGCCAATATACGACTTCCTCGAAGAAGTTAGGAAGATGTTTGGACGTTGGAATTGTAGTAACCACAAAGAAGCTACACAGACATACACAACGCTTGGAAAAAAATACCAGGAGATGCTGACTTTGAATGAGGCAATGTCTACATGCATGACT GTGGTACCATCAACTGAATACTTACATATGGTTAACGATGGAGGGAAGCATTACATC AACAAGTTTCTAATGCCAGAAGAATATTGCTCTAACTATTACAAACCAAATTCTGTTGTAATGACATACAATTTGCCTGTGTATCCGCTACCGGACAAAAATGACTGGAATATACCAGCACATGTTGCAGAGGAGGTTGTATTACCACCCACATAG